In the genome of Mytilus edulis chromosome 3, xbMytEdul2.2, whole genome shotgun sequence, one region contains:
- the LOC139515086 gene encoding uncharacterized protein → MGVQRYIAFFIKVVREDPPKPPDGVQVVNDTADGVQVVNDTTDGVQVVNDTADGVQVVNDTADGVQVVNDTADGVQVVNDTTDGVQVVNDTADGVQVVNDTADGVQVVNDTADGVQVVNDTADGVQVVNDTADGVQVVNDTTDGVQVVNDTADGVQEVNDTADGVQVVNDTADGVQVVNDTTDGVQEVNDTADGVQVVNDTADGVQVVNDTADGVQVVNDTADGVQVVNDTADGVQVVNDTADGVQVVNDTADGVQVVNDTADGVQVVNDTTDGVQVVNDTADGVQVVNDTADGVQVVNDTADGVQVVNDTADGDRSTSSE, encoded by the exons ATGGGTGTTCAGAGATATATTGCGTTCTTTATAAAAGTAGTACGCGAGGACCCTCCTAAGCC ACCTGATGGAGTACAAGTAGTGAATGATACCGCTGATGGAGTACAAGTAGTGAATGATACCACTGATGGAGTACAAGTAGTGAATGATACCGCTGATGGAGTACAAGTAGTGAATGATACCGCTGATGGAGTACAAGTAGTGAATGATACCGCTGATGGAGTACAAGTAGTGAATGATACCACTGATGGAGTACAAGTAGTGAATGATACCGCTGATGGAGTACAAGTAGTGAATGATACCGCTGATGGAGTACAAGTAGTGAATGATACCGCTGATGGAGTACAAGTAGTGAATGATACCGCTGATGGAGTACAAGTAGTGAATGATACCGCTGATGGAGTACAAGTAGTGAATGATACCACTGATGGAGTACAAGTAGTGAATGATACCGCTGATGGAGTACAGGAAGTGAATGATACCGCTGATGGAGTACAAGTAGTGAATGATACCGCTGATGGAGTACAAGTAGTGAATGATACCACTGATGGAGTACAGGAAGTGAATGATACCGCTGATGGAGTACAAGTAGTGAATGATACCGCTGATGGAGTACAAGTAGTGAATGATACCGCTGATGGAGTACAAGTAGTGAATGATACCGCTGATGGAGTACAAGTAGTGAATGATACCGCTGATGGAGTACAAGTAGTGAATGATACCGCTGATGGAGTACAAGTAGTGAATGATACCGCTGATGGAGTACAAGTAGTGAATGATACCGCTGATGGAGTACAAGTAGTGAATGATACCACTGATGGAGTACAAGTAGTGAATGATACCGCTGATGGAGTACAAGTAGTGAATGATACCGCTGATGGAGTACAAGTAGTGAATGATACCGCTGATGGAGTACAAGTAGTGAATGATACCGCTGATGGAGACAGGAGTACAAGTAGTGAATGA
- the LOC139515973 gene encoding uncharacterized protein isoform X2, whose translation MSSSPPSTAVSSVSIASGDMEISKQRRRHEAIMKARKRNMVAKSLLQDKIHRIHQNQKLQFKQLTKEKRLLEEELDKTEAKNTAVSYLPSIFPGSSLASTVSTASINTVEPCSSCMFGTTKTMRCQNFPCCLPHTYHTIGGQNLTRSYSKLSNYRELQRRSSDIRPPTSHRRRVHTTENNEDIRSPRKSVDDKIRGLNYLIRELREQHEKNKPINWSTNYGEPFPKRLLLRPSIPLSL comes from the coding sequence CTCCCCACCTAGTACAGCTGTTTCCTCTGTCTCCATTGCCTCTGGGGACATGGAAATATCTAAACAGAGACGGAGGCATGAGGCCATCATGAAAGCCAGGAAAAGAAACATGGTAGCAAAAAGTTTACTGCAAGATAAAATTCATCgtattcatcaaaaccaaaaactacaATTCAAACAGTTAACAAAAGAGAAGAGGTTACTCGAAGAAGAGCTGGATAAAACTGAAGCCAAAAATACAGCGGTGTCCTATTTACCGTCTATTTTTCCTGGTTCATCTTTAGCGTCGACTGTTTCTACAGCATCAATCAACACCGTGGAACCATGCTCAAGTTGTATGTTCGGAACAACTAAAACAATGAGATGCCAAAACTTTCCATGTTGTCTTCCACACACATATCACACCATTGGAGGACAAAATCTGACAAGATCTTACTCTAAACTAAGCAACTACCGAGAATTACAGAGAAGGAGCAGTGATATTCGGCCTCCGACGTCACATCGGCGTAGGGTTCATACAACGGAAAATAACGAAGATATCCGATCTCCAAGAAAATCTGTTGACGATAAAATACGTGGTTTGAACTATCTTATCCGTGAGTTGAGGGAACAACATGAGAAAAATAAACCTATAAACTGGTCTACAAATTATGGTGAACCCTTTCCAAAACGACTTTTGTTAAGACCGTCTATTCCATTATCTTtgtaa
- the LOC139515973 gene encoding uncharacterized protein isoform X1: MNSRGKLQYDSPPSTAVSSVSIASGDMEISKQRRRHEAIMKARKRNMVAKSLLQDKIHRIHQNQKLQFKQLTKEKRLLEEELDKTEAKNTAVSYLPSIFPGSSLASTVSTASINTVEPCSSCMFGTTKTMRCQNFPCCLPHTYHTIGGQNLTRSYSKLSNYRELQRRSSDIRPPTSHRRRVHTTENNEDIRSPRKSVDDKIRGLNYLIRELREQHEKNKPINWSTNYGEPFPKRLLLRPSIPLSL; the protein is encoded by the exons ATGAATTCCAGGGGTAAACTGCAATATGA CTCCCCACCTAGTACAGCTGTTTCCTCTGTCTCCATTGCCTCTGGGGACATGGAAATATCTAAACAGAGACGGAGGCATGAGGCCATCATGAAAGCCAGGAAAAGAAACATGGTAGCAAAAAGTTTACTGCAAGATAAAATTCATCgtattcatcaaaaccaaaaactacaATTCAAACAGTTAACAAAAGAGAAGAGGTTACTCGAAGAAGAGCTGGATAAAACTGAAGCCAAAAATACAGCGGTGTCCTATTTACCGTCTATTTTTCCTGGTTCATCTTTAGCGTCGACTGTTTCTACAGCATCAATCAACACCGTGGAACCATGCTCAAGTTGTATGTTCGGAACAACTAAAACAATGAGATGCCAAAACTTTCCATGTTGTCTTCCACACACATATCACACCATTGGAGGACAAAATCTGACAAGATCTTACTCTAAACTAAGCAACTACCGAGAATTACAGAGAAGGAGCAGTGATATTCGGCCTCCGACGTCACATCGGCGTAGGGTTCATACAACGGAAAATAACGAAGATATCCGATCTCCAAGAAAATCTGTTGACGATAAAATACGTGGTTTGAACTATCTTATCCGTGAGTTGAGGGAACAACATGAGAAAAATAAACCTATAAACTGGTCTACAAATTATGGTGAACCCTTTCCAAAACGACTTTTGTTAAGACCGTCTATTCCATTATCTTtgtaa